The Humulus lupulus chromosome 3, drHumLupu1.1, whole genome shotgun sequence genome window below encodes:
- the LOC133822723 gene encoding uncharacterized protein LOC133822723 → MDKSWIHLNRVTVEYEQKAREFVETVMTNLGFPAKILCPCNKFHNLRHQLSHKVVEHLVLWGMDQSYKTWFHHGEDPVQRSTTNTSYEYDLFRAAGVFSSNANHFGDDNNDADFQSLLADAESPLYEGCSKYTKISSIVGLYNLKTKHGISDVCFSEMLEMIKDMFPKDNLLLTSMYAVKKFLKMFDLSYKHIHACVNDCCLYTKENANAQVCPTCQYPRWKQNEQTKEILQGQPAKALRYFPIIPRFQRMFRKEETALSLKWHSTNKRTDGKMRYLVDSVAWDAVCERWPDFQLEPNNLRLGLAADGINPYKNMSSTYSCWPIMLIVYNLPPALCMKDEFTFLSMLIPGPKQPWNDIDVYLEPLIDELLELWNGVYTYDISTKKFFIIRAMLLWTINDFPAYGNLAGCATKGKYGCPVCGEHSNVVWLKHSKKMSFCNHIQFIPQEHSYRKKKYTIARARERAPQCPIILSGVEVAEQLSKVTNDFGKG, encoded by the exons atggataaaagttggatccatcttaacag agTAACGGTGGAATATGAGCAAAAAGCTAGAGAGTTTGTTGAGACAGTAATGACGAATCTTGGATTTCCagccaagattctttgtccatgcaacaaatttcacaatctaagacatcaactttcaCACAAAGTTGTTgaacacttagttttgtggggcatggaccaatcttacaaaacatggtttcatcatggggaagatccagtccaACGCAGCACGACAAACACAAGttatgaatatgatttatttcgggcagcgggagtattttcaagtaacgccaatcattttggtgacgataacaatgatgctgattttcagagtttattagcggatgctgaatctccattgtatgaaggttgttcaaagtatacaaaaatttcgtctatcgttgggctgtataatctaaaaacaaagcatggaatctcagatgtttgctttagtgagatgttggagatgatcaaagaTATGTTTCCGAAAGATAATCTCCTACTGACGTCAATGTATGCAgttaaaaagtttctaaagatgtttgatctgagctataagcatatccatgcttgtgtcaacgattgttgcttgtatacaaaagagaatgctaatgcccaagtatgtcccacttgtcaatatccaagatggaagcaaaacgaacagacaaaagagattctacaagggcagcctgcaaaggcattgagatattttcctattatacccaggtttcaaaggatgtttagaaaagaagagacggctttaagcttaaaatggcattcaaccaataaaagaacAGACGGGAAAATGCGGTACCTGGTAGATTCAGTGGCTTGGGATGCAGTTTGTGAGAGATGGCCAGATTTTCAACTTGAACCTAACAACCTTCGATTAGGACTTGCTGCTGATGGGATCAatccttacaaaaatatgagttctacgtatagttgttggcctataatgctcattgtatataatctgccacctgcgttgtgcatgaaggatgaatttacttttctatctatgttgattcctggacctaaacaaccctggaatgacatagatgtttacttagagcccttaattgatgagttacttgaattatggaatggtgtttatacatatgatatttctacaaagaagttttttattataagggccatgttgctatggaccataaatgattttccagcttatggaaacttAGCTGGATGTGCGACTAAAGGAAAGTATGGTTGCCCTGTTTGTGGCGAGCactcaaatgttgtttggttgaagcatagcAAAAAGATGTCATTTTGCAATCATATTCAATTTATACCACAAGAACACAGTTAcagaaagaagaaatatacaatagcaagggcaagggaaagagcacCACAATGTCCAATTATATTGTCAGGTGTTGAAGTAGCTGAGCAGTTAAGCAAAGTGACTAATGACTTTGGAAAGGGATAA